In Vitis vinifera cultivar Pinot Noir 40024 chromosome 4, ASM3070453v1, the genomic window gcAGTAGCTTACAGTCCAGTGTATGAACGATCGAGGCTGATCATTGCCGTATAAGGCCGGGTACacctgaaaaacaaaaaagatattagattttttatttttttttcaattttggtattGGATATGTATATTAATTTTGACTAACCACCCATCCTGATTCCACACTATCATAATTTGACAGGTTGCCGCTCTTCAGCCAAATTTGACCACTACTGTAATCATCAGGTAAATCAACTGTTGGCTTCCAGACATTAATCGCCCCGCTCGCTCCTAAAAATTGGTATTCATAGGAAAGTAGGACCGCTTTCTGATTCAAGAAAGATCATAAAATGTTCGAAGTTAGATTATATAAACAACCCGGGACCTCTAGTTAAtcaaagctctgataccatgttgagttACCAATTAatctaaaagcttaaactgtGCTTACAGATCGATTGGTTTCGGGACCGACTGGGACATCTGTGCCGTTAGGACCTACTGATTTGTCCGGTTCAATAGTATTTTCTTGGAGAGGATGGGAAGGGGGCTTCCTCCCAAAGTGTTGAAGAGAAGCAGCTCTCAACAGGTCCTTTTTTTGGATTCTACGAATGGGAATTGTTCCCTCCGGACAACTTCCACTTCTTTGCCAAATCTGTTTCACCTCAGACCCTCCAGTTTTGGAAGACTCCTTCTTCATTGCTGGAGACACCCCTTCTGGGACATATTTGGGTGCCATCTACATTTTCTCAAGAAACAAACAGGTAACAAATGAGATTATCAAGTTAGAATAATAAAGCAGGGAAAGGAGCAATGACAGAGACAAACCTGAATAATGTGCTTTTTCAGTGCAGGATGATCTAAAGCGGGTTGCTTGTGAATGTCAACACAGTCGATAATATCTCCATCTTCACTCTACAACcaaccatgaaattaattttctattcaTACCATAAACCAGAAATTTCTCTGTCCGATTTTCATGCTAAATATCGAATCTTCTATTGAAAGCTCCATAAAAGTTCTGACCAAGATATCGTCTTATGCAGATTAGATTGCAACTATAGTTGAACCGACATGATCGGTTAGATTGCTTGAGGTTGGTTCGATTTAATTTAGATGATAAATTGGATGCATATTAATATAAGCTTCGActgcaatttatttttaaaaataacttaaatttgaagtttaaaatatgtttataattcttaataaaaaatataaatttgattgagTTGGATTGGTTTACCGGACTTTCACTTATACACGCTAAAGTCAAGTTACTAACTCGGTTGATGAGAGGATTGGAAGATGATGATAGAAAAGATACCTGAATGCTCTTGACTGCAGGCTTGTTTAGAAGCTTCAATTTTCTGTCAATTTCCATTTCCATGGaggcttttctttctttggacATCCCGTACACTCCATTACTAAAAACAATCAAACCTATTCCCAACAAAAGAAACACATTTTCCATTCCcaaccaagaagaagaagaaaccctTTTgcccattctctctctctctctctctctctctctctctctcaggcTCATTAGCAACAATATATACAGTCAACCTGCATGAATCTTTCTCTGAATGCCAAATGATATACTTCCATTTGCACACGAGCATAAAAGGAATATGAAAATACTCAGATAGAAAGTCAAATTTTTGGTAAATGATACAAAAGGAATACTTAAGGATAGTTTTCTTGCAAATCTTCCTTTTGTTTGCACACATACATCCTATGCTccatattttctcaattgagtaaatccttattttctctttccttgCATATTATCCTCTGATGCCTATGCCATATATTGTCTTTCCAACTGCGTCTGCAATGTATACTAAACCAGCACTTTTTTTGGGGTTTCCTTTTAAAATCTTTGACTATATTTCATAAGGAAAAAAGTTGTTATATaataaaagcaagaaaaatgttACAGTAAACAACTCCATTGATCATCTGCAAGTATCCCTTCATGGGCACATGGGGTTCTTACCAGGCCCTCCATAATAGAATTCAGGATCGTCAATATAATCTCCAACATAATAAACATCATAACACTCATACTCGTCAGCATAAGTAAAAACCCGCTCAGGGAATTTCAAGGGAGCAATATTTTCTCAAACCCGCATTCTTCTTACGCACCCTGAGCCAAAGATCGGGCCAGGAAATTTTCCACTTCCCATGGCTGTTGCAGTGTGGGGAGGAGGAGAATTCCCTATCTTTGAGCTGTACACTTCACCTCCCCATTCAACAGCTTCTGCCCCATAACTTAGCATCTTGAACAGCTTGTGAGGCCAATACCCTATGTTGATTTTCCCTCCATATTGCACCCACCAGTTATTTGTGTATGGATCCTATCACCAAAAACAAGATGATAAGAAGATAGTGTCAGTAATTTATGATCAAACCCTCAATCTTCAATCAAGGAGATTTATCTTGACCTTATAGATAtaaattgttatttgataaGGGAGCCCTCTGGGGACTGAGATTGGATAGATTGCTGCACCGAGAGCAATCTCACTACTGGTTTGAATAAAACCCGGGCAGGTGAGATCGAAACAACCTGTTGTCTTTGAAGCATCAGCCTGATATATACACGCAGAAAACAGATATCAACATTTCATTATTAGGCctaattttaagttaaagatcAAATTTAGGTGAGTGATTCTATGGTTGACAGTAGGCAGCTTACAGTCCAATACACAAACAATCGAGTCTTTCTGTCCCCGTAAACACTTGGATTTACCTGAaaggtattaaaaaattgtgaatCTAGTATAAGCTTTCAGTGTAAAAGACCACAGACAAATACGGTCAAGGGGTCGGTTGGGATAATTTCCTGCTTTTGGCTTTATCCAGGAGCAGAAGCTGAAGCCAAAGCCAAAGTCATAAGTTTCAAAgttctaaaaattttattaaacatcaaATAACTTCTTGCATAATGGGTGTAGAATTAAGAGGAATTGGAGATAGGTTGAAGAGACTACTAACCGCCCATCCGGATTCAACACTCTCATAAGCATAATAAGGCCCATGCTTTAGGCAAACTTGAGAAGTACTGTACTCATCATCAGACTCAACATAAGGGTTGAAAACTTGGATATCTCCTTTACCGCCTAAATAATTGAAGCCTTCTGTAAGCAATACTGCCTTCTGATTCAAGTTACAATGAGTTAGGAACACACAGAAGGAACTGAAAAAGTAGTGAACTTCATATATTGGCTTCTGACTATAATATATTCACATGAAAATGGAATAACTAGGGTGCATACCGAGTGATTTGCTTGTTGAAGATATGAATTTTCACTGTCATTACCCAGTGTAAGCTCATTGGTAAATCCTGGTTGTTTCTTTCTTCCATATTCTCCAACTGAATTTGATTTTAGTAGGTCTTTCTTTTGGATCCTTAGGACTGGGATTGTTCCCTTAGGGCAGCTTCCACTTTTCTGCCATAGCTGTGATGTAACAGTCCTGGAAGACTCTCTTTTCCTGCCTCCAAGCTTTGCTGCTATGGTTTCTGCCCTTGTCTCTGTTGTTGGATCATAACTAGGTGTCATCTGAATAAGAAAACCAATGCATTTGAATCAAAAGAGGATGCCATATTCATTTAAAGAAGGAATAACTAAGAATTCTTTTAACGCATACCTGGATGGTGTGGTTCTTTAGAGCAGGATGATCAAAAGCTGGCTGCTTGTAAATGTCAATGCAGTCAATGATATCCCCATCTTCACTCTACAAGTAATATACTCTGAGAATGGTTAGTGATGCCAAACTCCGTGAACTTGTATAATGTAAAAACAGAGTTCTGTAACTTTCTATCAAACCAAGCGCATTGGCCCTATTTCGGTATTTCCCTCTATCCCATAGATATTCAAAGCACTACTCAAGTCAAGTCAAGTCAAGTCAATAAAGTGTCCTGTATTGCCATTCCATTCTATCTAAACCAACTTTGGTAACTCACACTCTAAGGCATATATGCATTGCTAAATTTTACCTTCTCCTTTTGTTTACCCAAAGAATTCACTTCATCCAAGCACTTTAGATGAGATACATTCTAATCTCAGCACCTCCTTTTATCTGGAAATGGGGGAGGAGTATAGAACTAGTTCACCAAATCCCCAACTTGGCCAGTCAAGTAACATGTGTAAAACAGTTTTGTGAAAAAGGCGGTCTCGCAGAGGGCCGATTCCTGGCTTTTAAGTTTTCACATTATGATTGAGTGGTAGAGGCTCCTTAAAACATTGCACCTTAGAGGCGTTTCATCTTCTCAATTCAAGATTTACTATGGGCTATGAAGTAAAAGCATTTCAGgaatcatcaaataatattcGAAAATGTGGCAGGAGAAATGATACCTGAATGGTTTTCACTGCATGCCTATTGAGAGTATCTACATTCCTTCCAACTTCCAGAGACTTCTGTCCAGCGACTAAGTTACCCTCAACAACCCCATAACTCACTCCCATGAAAATCATTCCCAACAAAATGCCCACACCTCTGAATCCCAGCTCAAAACAACAAACCTTTTTAGCCATTTCATACAATATATCTCACACCAATCAACCCATTTGATCATAAAAGCATTCTACACAAAGATGCAGGCAAACAAATGTTTCTAACCCAGTGAAAAGCTTCTAGGCGCTAGAATATAACGAAAGTGAGAAATGAAATACacacaaatttcatgatttacCTTCTTATCATCCAAATTTCATTTCCATCTTAATCAAATTGTGTCACAGATTAATGAAGAATACTAGCAGTTACATGTGGAAATGATCAACAACTTACAGCTGGATGATAATGTAGACCGAAGCCTGAAGTATGAT contains:
- the LOC100250820 gene encoding protein neprosin-like, which translates into the protein MSLRERERERERERMGKRVSSSSWLGMENVFLLLGIGLIVFSNGVYGMSKERKASMEMEIDRKLKLLNKPAVKSIQSEDGDIIDCVDIHKQPALDHPALKKHIIQMAPKYVPEGVSPAMKKESSKTGGSEVKQIWQRSGSCPEGTIPIRRIQKKDLLRAASLQHFGRKPPSHPLQENTIEPDKSVGPNGTDVPVGPETNRSKAVLLSYEYQFLGASGAINVWKPTVDLPDDYSSGQIWLKSGNLSNYDSVESGWVVYPALYGNDQPRSFIHWTSDAYHTTGCFDLTCAGFVQTNNKISFGTALDPVSVASGPQYEIGVSIYMDPVTSNWWLDYGSETKVGYWPGTLFQNLNFSAIVAEWGGEVYSSRVLNSQANHTTTQMGSGAFPTSLYGIASYVARIRNMDFSLQWKYPGDKETYVSELQCYNTFNALSGPGDEPRLFFGGSGHC
- the LOC100245679 gene encoding protein neprosin isoform X1, with translation MAKKVCCFELGFRGVGILLGMIFMGVSYGVVEGNLVAGQKSLEVGRNVDTLNRHAVKTIQSEDGDIIDCIDIYKQPAFDHPALKNHTIQMTPSYDPTTETRAETIAAKLGGRKRESSRTVTSQLWQKSGSCPKGTIPVLRIQKKDLLKSNSVGEYGRKKQPGFTNELTLGNDSENSYLQQANHSKAVLLTEGFNYLGGKGDIQVFNPYVESDDEYSTSQVCLKHGPYYAYESVESGWAVNPSVYGDRKTRLFVYWTADASKTTGCFDLTCPGFIQTSSEIALGAAIYPISVPRGLPYQITIYIYKDPYTNNWWVQYGGKINIGYWPHKLFKMLSYGAEAVEWGGEVYSSKIGNSPPPHTATAMGSGKFPGPIFGSGCVRRMRV
- the LOC100245679 gene encoding protein neprosin isoform X2 — its product is MAKKVCCFELGFRGVGILLGMIFMGVSYGVVEGNLVAGQKSLEVGRNVDTLNRHAVKTIQSEDGDIIDCIDIYKQPAFDHPALKNHTIQMTPSYDPTTETRAETIAAKLGGRKRESSRTVTSQLWQKSGSCPKGTIPVLRIQKKDLLKSNSVGEYGRKKQPGFTNELTLGNDSENSYLQQANHSAVLLTEGFNYLGGKGDIQVFNPYVESDDEYSTSQVCLKHGPYYAYESVESGWAVNPSVYGDRKTRLFVYWTADASKTTGCFDLTCPGFIQTSSEIALGAAIYPISVPRGLPYQITIYIYKDPYTNNWWVQYGGKINIGYWPHKLFKMLSYGAEAVEWGGEVYSSKIGNSPPPHTATAMGSGKFPGPIFGSGCVRRMRV